Part of the Rissa tridactyla isolate bRisTri1 chromosome 3, bRisTri1.patW.cur.20221130, whole genome shotgun sequence genome, TCTGCCAAACTAATCTTGAAGGCTTGAATATATGATTACTGTGATACACTTCTGTTATTTCTCTACAGCTTTAGTACAACCTCCATTACCAATTGCACAAGAGACGATGAAGGATGTTCCTTTTACTAGCCTTGTTCTACCAGTTGGCACAGTTACTAGCAATCTAGCTACTCCAACGTTGTCTGCTGGAAGTGTTTTTAATCCTCTGCCAATCAGCAAACCAGAATCAGATGAAAAGGGATCACATCTTGCAGACCTTCAGATTTCTTCCAGTGAAAACAGTAGATCTGGTAAGAAATGTCTTTATTGTCTGATATGATTGCATGCAGGAAGCATCATACTTCTGAGGTGATTTTTGCAGATCATAGTCCATTGCACTAATAACTACAGAGTAGGAAGTTTTAGGCTGGGTATCATTTTCGATTTAAGTTGTAGGAGTAGTGGGAACCATCTCTGTCATCATCTGATCGTTAATTTCTAGCAGCTTATGCTCAGGGATGTTTTCTTCATAGACTCAAGAAGTAAAGCTGAGACTGGGAACCCTTTAGAAAACTTCTTAAAAGCACATTCTTAGTACACAAGTGGCAAtggaaaggagcaggagagggTAGGATAATATAACATTTATAGAACGACATTAAAGATTTTAATAAATTGGGTAAATTAGGGTAAATTGCAGAAATTGGGTAATGGCTGTGGGGTTTGTCAATTTTAAGCTGCTGTGTAGAGTTGTTCATTTCTGTGGCATAATGTCTGTTTATCATCAATGTGATTAAGATTATGTATATTCATGATCGAAACTGAGGCAGACCTTGTCAGCAGTATCATCACTGAATGCGTGAACTGAATAAGGATTAagctgcattttgttttgaatgcTATGTGTTACACTGTCATTTTCTGTTAACTGTTCTTCTTGTTGCTGCATTTTAGTGCAGAGTGATGTCTCAAGTAGCTCTGGACTTGTTGGAGGAGTGCAGCCACCCAGCGTCTCAAGCAGTTCTGGGCTTACTGGAGAAGGGCAACCACCCAATGTCTCAAGTAGCTCTGGACTTGCAGGGGGAGTACAGCCACCCAGTGTTTCAAGCAGCTCTGGACTTGTAGGAGGAGTGCAACCACCAACTGTTTCAAGCAGTTCTGGTCTTGCAGGAGGAGTGCAGCTACCTACTGTCTCCAGTAGCTCTTCTCTTGCTGGCGGAGTTCAGCCAACCAGCGTCTCGAGTAGCCCTGGACTTATGGCTGGAGTGCAACCACCAAGTGTCTCAAGTAGCTCAGGGCTTCTAGCTGGAGTGCATCCACCCAGTGTCTCAAGCAGCCCTGGCCTTCTGACAGGAATGCAGCCACCCAATGTCTCAAGCAGCTCAGGAGTTCTGGCAGGAATACAGCCACCAAGTGTCTCAAGCAACTCTGGGCTTCTCATAATGCCACCACCCAACGTTTCAAGTAGTTCTGGACTTATGGGAGTTCCACCACCAAATATTTCAAATAGTTCCGGACTTCTGGCAATGCAGCATCCAGCTGGGGTTCAAAACATGCCTCATTTAAATATTAGTAGTCAAAGGATGCCGGGAATGCCTCTCATAGATATCCGTCCAGGCTTAATGCCCCATTCGCCTGGACCAAGGTTTCCATTAATGCAGCCAGGAATGCCACCGCAGCGTAGTATTCCTCCACCAGCAATCCTTGATCCATCTCTTCACCCACCACCTCGaggtccttttcctccaggaGATATTTTTAATCAACCAGAAAGACCTTTTGGAACACCAGGAAGACAAAATATTGATAGCATTTCTAATCCAGAGAAAAGACTACCACTTGGAGGTGATAATATTCagcaggaaggagacagagatTATCGCTTTCCTCCAGTGGAAAACCGAGATAATCTTAACAGACCATCTCCAGTGGATGTCAGAGATTCTGTTGGACGACCACCAGTTGATCCAAGAGAGGCTATAGGAAGGCCTCCGGTAGATGGAAGAGAACACTTTGCAAGACCACATGTAGACATGAGAGAAAATTTTGGAAGACCAGGTATAGATAACCTTGGTCGAAGAGAGCATTTTGGTTTCAATTCAGACAAGCACTGGGGACAAAGAGGAGACTATGATGAAAGAGAGCACCATGCCTTCCCTATTTATGGTGGCCCGAAAGGCTTCCATGAAGACAGAGAGAGGTTTCGGCATGTAAACTATAGGTTTGATAGTAGAAGTGGTCCCAATTGGAACAGAGGATTTGAACAAGATGCTCACAGAGATTTTGATGACCGCAGAAGACCCTGGGAAAGACAGAGGGATAGGGATgacagagattttaatttttgcagaGAAATTAATGGGAACAGGTTTGGAAGAGACAGAATGTCAAACAACTGGATCCCCCCTCCACATCCACGGGTTTTTGAATATTTTGATGGGGCCACTTCCCAACGCAAAGCCGATAATATGCCCCAGGTAAACGGTGAAAATACAGAGACAGAAAGTCAGCCACCAACTGCGCAGGTGCAGGACAATCCAGAACTTTATGAAAAACTGACATCTTCCGTCGAGATAAACAAAGAGAAGAGTGACACAGAAGCTGATATAGAAAGTGAACCAGTGGTAGAAAGCACAGAAACTGAGGGGACATAATCATCACTCAGTAGGTAAAAGATACCTTTTGTAAAGTTGTCATCTCTCTGTAATAGATAAATGGCTGACTGGACCGTAGCAGTTCACTTTTGTCTGCCAGAATTAAGTTAATCTGATGTTCATGTTCATCTTTCACTTAAATAACTGTACAACTGACTTGTATAGAACACTGTTCTTAATTTGAACATGGTAGGtaaacgtttttttttttatttctctggtaaAGCATAAACTTGCCCCcacttgcttttaatttcacAAAGATAAAATAACAGCTTGTCAAACAAAGACTTCCTatggaagaaaatggaattttttagATACTACCCTTAGGTTGGCTATCGAAATTGTTATACTTGAAAACAGGTGCTGGTGTATCTTGTCCGTGTTTTTAGGCTGCTGCAGAATTTTAAAGTATAGACAAAGCTGTGATATCTTATGTTCCTACAATTcggcagaaaaagaaatggcccATGTTATTTAAGGAGCATAACACAGAGATTAAAAGCGATTTTGTAAAATCTGCACTATAGTCTCTGTTTTCTCTAAAATAAGTGTTTGTGATTTGTTCCTCGTACTGCAgtgggtttaaaaaaatgaaaaagtacattttaatgtTGGGTGCATTTTGTTTTTAGATGCCAATAAAGCATATTTGTTTGATAACAGTGTTCTaggtattgtatttttttaaaaacctgcaaGCTCTAAAAACTTGGAATCAGCTATGATATGTGCTTAGCTAGTTGTTGCAAAAGGTTTATATTACTTTTGTAAGACCAATGCAACAGTTATATGTGCAAGAAGCATATGTTTTTTACGTCAAAAATCATGCAGTCGTATTAGTTTATGTAAATAAtgtgtatgtaaatatttgtgtAAACTGTGTGTAGATACCTCTTTTTCTGTGCGTGCCTGTGTATGTGCACGCACTCACAGAATATTGTAGACAGGTCAATAAAACTGAAATGGAACTAGGTTGTAAAAATTTGCCTTTCACCTTCTTTGGGTAGTAAGATAACAAAACGTATTTCATTGCAATACTGTCAAGCTTGTATTTACCTTCTCATGGTCATTGTTACGATGTTCTTACTACTTCTAGAAGGTGGAACATGATATACTGTAAGAATATACAGTAGGATTttagattactttttaaaatgcagatatgCATGAAGCCAAAACTTAAGCAAATATTTGCATTGTCTTATTTTGTAATATATTTGGTATTCTGGATAGATAGTGGTAGTGTTCAAGTACTTTGTGGTTATTTGTTTTTAGTAACTCAAAGTCCAGAAATGTTGCACGAAAAGTAAAAAGCTGTTGTTGGTCTGAAAACCCTATGTGTTTTTAACACAAATAAGGGGGGCTTTATGGTTTGATGGCTTAATACTGAAGTAGAACCTCTTGTTAAATTGTTGAGATGAACTGGCCGCTTAGGTAAATTAGTAGCACTGTTCTCTCCTGTGTCACCTACTTTGCTGCTTGTGTATCCTTTAAATTGGTGGTGAAAGATTGGGCTATACGGTAGTGTCAGATTTTCGATTTGTTCCACTCAAGTGCATTTCACTGACTTCTTTCAACATAACTTCTGCTAAAATTCTGTGTCTGAAAGCATCCTTTCACTCAGTTTTGAGAAAGTTGTTTTTCTCTTGCATAATAGGATCCAAGGGTAGATTCTGTTACGTGAATGCCCCTTTGGTAGAAGAACCATTTTTAGCTCAGATTAGAATTTTGATCTTTAACATTAACGGGTTAACATGCAAGTTTTAATTCCCCTGCTGCTTCCCCCAAAAGGGATGAAAGTATGAGACTGTCACGTGAGTGTAGAGCATAAGCATGCCTTTGAACATAGAAGCAAGTTACGCATGTGTGTGTTGCCCTCTCCTCTGGGAGGTGGGGTATTTTTTCATGCTGTGTCATGGTCCAGTTTTTCAATTACAGGGACTTTTATTCTG contains:
- the SCAF8 gene encoding SR-related and CTD-associated factor 8 isoform X4; this encodes MDRFDFGEESEQNEEPKKETPTSQLPLVPESVNNSLFHQLAEQLQQQNLEHLRQQLLEQQQPQKASPEENQEGNFGSEHSASPSQGSSQQQFLEVETNVDDSMDIQQQDMDIDEGQDVAEEEIFEQEEKKSAVRSRSRTRSRSRSRSPRKRRSRSRSGSRKRKHRKRSRSRSRERKRKSSRSYSSERRAREREKERQKKGLPPIRSKTLSVCSTTLWVGQVDKKATQQDLTNLFEEFGQIESINMIPPRGCAYVCMVHRQDAYRALQKLSSGSYKIGSKIIKIAWALNKGVKTEYKQFWDVDLGVSYIPWEKVKLDDLEGFAEGGMIDQETVNTEWETARSSEAAKENIQTTQSAAVDKSTVITTQTEAYTQPVTMLQIPVAPAVPAVSLVPPAFPVTMSVPPPGYSAIPPPPFLRASFNPSQPPPGYMPPPVPPVVPPPVVPPPVVPPVVPTPLVQPPLPIAQETMKDVPFTSLVLPVGTVTSNLATPTLSAGSVFNPLPISKPESDEKGSHLADLQISSSENSRSVQSDVSSSSGLVGGVQPPSVSSSSGLTGEGQPPNVSSSSGLAGGVQPPSVSSSSGLVGGVQPPTVSSSSGLAGGVQLPTVSSSSSLAGGVQPTSVSSSPGLMAGVQPPSVSSSSGLLAGVHPPSVSSSPGLLTGMQPPNVSSSSGVLAGIQPPSVSSNSGLLIMPPPNVSSSSGLMGVPPPNISNSSGLLAMQHPAGVQNMPHLNISSQRMPGMPLIDIRPGLMPHSPGPRFPLMQPGMPPQRSIPPPAILDPSLHPPPRGPFPPGDIFNQPERPFGTPGRQNIDSISNPEKRLPLGGDNIQQEGDRDYRFPPVENRDNLNRPSPVDVRDSVGRPPVDPREAIGRPPVDGREHFARPHVDMRENFGRPGIDNLGRREHFGFNSDKHWGQRGDYDEREHHAFPIYGGPKGFHEDRERFRHVNYRFDSRSGPNWNRGFEQDAHRDFDDRRRPWERQRDRDDRDFNFCREINGNRFGRDRMSNNWIPPPHPRVFEYFDGATSQRKADNMPQVNGENTETESQPPTAQVQDNPELYEKLTSSVEINKEKSDTEADIESEPVVESTETEGT